From the Gallaecimonas mangrovi genome, one window contains:
- a CDS encoding nitrate regulatory protein: MPRLFMSMPKKVVSAQRQQGYLTVEAVSDWVHQLQRERVQVAHYFLSPGDNAYRCLYEQAAASRAREQDFYSLSPAGFQKNSPVAPISLSAVRAQVVEGSIDIERAVAAYHQHISLLLQVVFNAADKADTPALCRSLVALFHFIQAKEYAELERIRELISLLTNQFNHQSYRRLYQLQELQDRSFHQFVQFCGAELEAKWQSHCASEIAAQFMQLRCFVTRCCQGQKHAMTPSQLSTAATARFESLRQLEIALVRQVLALSQLGDNASEPLFEKAKPNTSASSNAMVEPHLALEDWQNIESAKSMQMRRFGIDEEQAYSNLRHQAVDRNMRLAQWAKLYIAAGNLL, encoded by the coding sequence ATGCCTAGGCTGTTTATGAGCATGCCGAAAAAGGTTGTATCAGCTCAGCGACAGCAGGGCTATCTAACCGTTGAGGCGGTAAGCGATTGGGTTCATCAGTTACAACGTGAACGTGTACAGGTAGCCCATTATTTTTTGTCACCTGGCGATAATGCTTATCGCTGCTTGTATGAGCAAGCCGCTGCCAGTAGGGCTCGCGAACAAGATTTTTATTCCCTATCCCCGGCCGGTTTTCAAAAAAATAGCCCCGTGGCGCCAATTAGCTTGAGTGCAGTTCGCGCCCAGGTTGTTGAGGGTTCAATTGACATTGAGCGTGCGGTGGCGGCATATCATCAGCACATATCACTGCTGTTACAGGTGGTATTCAATGCCGCTGATAAAGCTGATACCCCCGCGCTTTGTCGCTCCCTGGTGGCACTTTTTCATTTTATTCAAGCCAAGGAATACGCAGAATTAGAGCGCATTCGCGAGCTTATTAGCTTGCTTACTAACCAATTTAATCACCAAAGCTACCGCCGTCTTTACCAGCTACAGGAATTACAGGACCGCAGCTTTCATCAGTTTGTGCAGTTTTGTGGCGCCGAGCTTGAAGCCAAATGGCAAAGCCATTGCGCCAGCGAAATCGCAGCACAATTTATGCAGCTAAGGTGTTTTGTTACGCGCTGCTGTCAGGGGCAAAAACATGCGATGACGCCGTCGCAGCTAAGTACCGCTGCAACGGCTCGTTTCGAGTCATTACGGCAATTAGAAATAGCGTTAGTCAGGCAGGTGTTAGCCCTTAGCCAGTTAGGTGATAACGCGAGTGAGCCTCTTTTTGAAAAAGCCAAGCCCAACACTTCTGCTTCTAGCAATGCCATGGTTGAGCCACATCTGGCGCTTGAAGACTGGCAAAACATAGAGTCAGCGAAAAGTATGCAGATGCGCCGCTTCGGCATCGACGAGGAACAGGCGTACAGTAATTTGCGCCATCAGGCGGTGGATAGAAACATGCGCCTGGCGCAGTGGGCCAAGCTTTATATTGCTGCGGGTAACCTGTTGTAA
- a CDS encoding LysR family transcriptional regulator → MNSRQLHYFIVLAEELHFGRAAARLNIAQPALSQQLQTLEKQLDCALLLRDRRNVRLTPAGQALLLEARKVVSSVERALAAVDSVKKGLRGTLRLGYVGSSMMDPRLPTLIRLFSERYPDVELKLEETHVEHQLQLLSNDALDIALVRMPLPANADIATQTFSSQPLMAALPEGHPLLKHSKINPAMLSQESFLLLDDPFGMALLDDVLATCRRAGFAPKPGLKVQQLTTLLGLVAAGQGVGLVPTLSGALAMKGVVLRPLTDPEAVSVLCFAWLAKTRNKLVSNLLALGGE, encoded by the coding sequence ATGAACAGCCGCCAACTGCATTACTTTATTGTGCTTGCAGAAGAACTGCACTTTGGTCGGGCCGCTGCCCGTCTTAATATCGCTCAGCCGGCACTTAGCCAACAGTTACAAACCCTGGAAAAGCAGCTCGATTGTGCGTTGCTGCTGCGAGATAGGCGCAATGTCAGGTTAACGCCAGCAGGACAGGCCCTTTTGCTAGAGGCAAGAAAGGTGGTGAGCAGTGTCGAACGGGCTTTGGCTGCGGTTGATAGTGTCAAAAAAGGGCTAAGGGGAACCTTGCGACTGGGCTATGTCGGCTCGTCGATGATGGACCCAAGGCTGCCAACGCTGATACGGCTTTTTTCCGAGCGCTACCCCGATGTTGAGCTGAAATTAGAAGAAACCCACGTAGAACACCAACTGCAACTGCTCAGCAACGACGCCTTGGATATTGCCTTGGTGCGAATGCCACTACCTGCCAATGCCGACATTGCTACCCAAACCTTTTCTAGCCAGCCGTTAATGGCTGCCTTACCAGAGGGACACCCGCTGCTAAAACACAGCAAAATTAACCCGGCTATGTTGTCGCAAGAATCATTTCTTTTACTGGATGACCCATTTGGCATGGCGTTGTTGGATGATGTGTTAGCAACCTGCCGGCGAGCTGGTTTTGCCCCCAAGCCGGGTTTAAAAGTACAACAGCTAACGACCTTGCTAGGGTTGGTTGCGGCGGGCCAGGGAGTGGGATTGGTACCCACCCTCAGTGGTGCACTGGCGATGAAAGGCGTTGTGCTACGCCCCCTTACCGATCCGGAGGCGGTATCAGTACTTTGTTTTGCCTGGTTAGCCAAGACCCGTAATAAGCTTGTCAGCAACTTATTGGCATTAGGTGGCGAGTGA
- a CDS encoding UbiD family decarboxylase — translation MPLKLATTENPGSNWDLRKTLDVLASNPGQFYETSHPVDPNAELAGVYRHIGAGGTVARPTRLGPAMMFSNVKGYEQAPASKVLVGVMASRKRVGLLLDSPANKLTQCMSDAIDNALPPVLVPQAQAPCQEQVFLASDPDFDLRKLLPAPTNTPEDAGPFLCLGLVLGSDPEDSEKTDVTIHRLCVQGKDELSIFFAPGRHIDAFRQQAEAQGKPLPITVNMGLDPAIYIGACFEAPTTPFGYDELHIAGGLRGEGVQLTKAVSINQHAIARAEIVIEGEILPNVRVREDQNTDSGHAMPEFPGYCGPANPSLPVIKVTAVTMRQGAILQTLVGPGEEHTNLAGIPTEASIFNAAEKALPGFVKNVYAHTSGGGKFLAVLQVQKRKALDDAMVNQAAMIALGVYRELKNVIVVDEDVDLFDTDDVLWAMQTRYQGNMDTTFVANVAGHVLDPSQQPEYNPAISSRGVSCKTVFDCTVPFRLKAHFTRASFMDVDPRPFAPELFDANGNRL, via the coding sequence ATGCCACTGAAATTAGCTACCACCGAAAATCCCGGCAGTAACTGGGATTTGCGTAAAACCCTTGATGTACTTGCCAGTAACCCTGGCCAGTTTTATGAAACATCACACCCGGTTGACCCAAATGCTGAGCTTGCCGGCGTCTATCGCCATATTGGTGCAGGCGGTACCGTTGCCCGGCCAACTCGGCTTGGCCCGGCAATGATGTTCAGCAACGTCAAAGGCTATGAACAAGCCCCCGCATCCAAGGTATTAGTTGGCGTGATGGCCAGCCGCAAACGGGTGGGATTATTACTCGACTCCCCCGCAAATAAGCTTACCCAGTGCATGAGTGATGCCATTGATAATGCATTGCCACCGGTACTGGTACCTCAAGCACAGGCCCCCTGCCAGGAACAGGTATTTTTAGCCTCCGACCCCGATTTTGATTTACGCAAATTATTGCCAGCCCCCACCAACACCCCTGAAGATGCCGGCCCGTTTTTGTGCTTGGGTTTGGTATTAGGTAGCGACCCAGAAGACAGTGAAAAAACCGATGTCACCATTCACCGCCTTTGCGTTCAGGGTAAAGACGAGCTGTCTATTTTCTTCGCGCCGGGGCGCCATATTGATGCCTTTCGCCAACAGGCCGAAGCCCAAGGCAAGCCCTTACCTATTACCGTCAATATGGGCTTAGATCCGGCTATTTATATCGGGGCCTGCTTTGAAGCGCCCACCACGCCTTTTGGCTATGACGAGCTGCACATTGCTGGCGGCTTGCGCGGTGAAGGGGTACAGCTGACCAAAGCGGTCAGTATTAACCAGCATGCCATTGCCCGCGCCGAAATTGTTATTGAAGGTGAAATTCTGCCCAATGTGCGGGTTCGTGAAGACCAAAACACCGACAGTGGCCACGCCATGCCCGAATTTCCAGGCTACTGCGGCCCTGCCAACCCATCATTGCCCGTCATTAAGGTAACAGCCGTTACCATGCGCCAGGGCGCTATCTTGCAAACCTTGGTCGGCCCGGGCGAAGAGCACACCAACCTGGCCGGTATTCCTACCGAAGCCAGTATTTTTAATGCCGCAGAAAAAGCCCTGCCGGGGTTCGTTAAAAATGTCTATGCCCACACCTCTGGCGGCGGTAAGTTTCTGGCGGTATTACAGGTACAAAAACGCAAGGCACTAGACGATGCCATGGTCAATCAAGCGGCCATGATCGCCTTGGGTGTGTACCGCGAATTAAAAAACGTCATAGTGGTAGATGAAGACGTCGATTTATTTGATACCGATGATGTGCTGTGGGCCATGCAAACCCGTTACCAGGGCAATATGGACACCACTTTTGTTGCCAACGTGGCTGGCCACGTGCTCGACCCCTCTCAGCAACCTGAATATAACCCGGCCATTTCCTCAAGAGGGGTCAGTTGTAAAACCGTATTCGACTGCACGGTACCCTTCCGCCTAAAAGCACATTTCACCCGCGCGAGCTTTATG